CAATTTGCTTAATACTATAAAAATATTGCAAAACCTTCTCTTTTCTAAAAGTTTCAAGCCAACCTAAGAATGGTTCTATATCGATAACCTTAAAACTATCCCTCGCTTTAGGAGGCGTAAGTCCTTCACCTAGTTTAACACAGTCAATTGAACCTCCTCCAAAATCACAAAGGACAGTCTCGCATTTTGTAAATTTATCACTCAAATTAGCTCTAGGCAATATTTTTATAATCTTATCTTCTTGAACCATCTTATACTTTATAGCATATCGAGCAACTTCACTCTCAATTTTACATACAGAATTATTAACTTTAATTTTAATAATTCTTTCCATTCCCATGGTAAGTACTTTTACTGTATGTTCACCCAAAAAACGTGCTGCCATTTGGTTTTGTGCTACACTAAATTTAGATGCTTTTTTTAGAATCCAAATAGGAAGCATCATTTTCATGTTGTCTATTTCAACATTTATTTCTTTTTCTTCACTAGGATTTTTTAAAATAGCATAGTATGCCACAGCTCCAAGAAAATTGGCATATGGAATTATACTTGTTAATTTATCATTCATTTGATTTACATGAGTTTTAATTTCATGACCTTGGGCAAATTCTCCTACAAGATAAAATTTCTCATTTTCCTTTTCGCCAGTAGAAATCATAAGTCTATCTAGTAATTCATTTTTTTCTGTTATTGGA
This DNA window, taken from Clostridium acetobutylicum ATCC 824, encodes the following:
- a CDS encoding ParM/StbA family protein; translation: MNIKRFNADFGNSTGNFLIDGYYFEIPTNIVEISSKKAEGMFVSPITEKNELLDRLMISTGEKENEKFYLVGEFAQGHEIKTHVNQMNDKLTSIIPYANFLGAVAYYAILKNPSEEKEINVEIDNMKMMLPIWILKKASKFSVAQNQMAARFLGEHTVKVLTMGMERIIKIKVNNSVCKIESEVARYAIKYKMVQEDKIIKILPRANLSDKFTKCETVLCDFGGGSIDCVKLGEGLTPPKARDSFKVIDIEPFLGWLETFRKEKVLQYFYSIKQIEKFLINNYKKQKYILEDPNTGKSYDFTSKFTEMLQDYSDKLVPVIFNTFKETDRLLKFVYFGGESPVLKPYIKKTLLKFVTEKVAEENHIFLDDLLENDTSEVFKPTSRTINLTALELLSISEVTKNKSSEKNE